Proteins from one Triticum aestivum cultivar Chinese Spring chromosome 7A, IWGSC CS RefSeq v2.1, whole genome shotgun sequence genomic window:
- the LOC123153598 gene encoding uncharacterized protein produces MKGLPLALPRDLSACTRAWCCLGPISRGPLTGDRHRRRLRHVRRNLPLPYVSRALLAVEKAARFFSCQLLSQNPAASFSSPRAVALDPSAPSTRAAACTDAPAQRPQTSLPTRLVRPVPPSPPPPPLPAGPRIGD; encoded by the exons ATGAAAGGGCTTCCTCTCGCCCTCCCGCGTGATCTGTCCGCCTGCACGCGGGCATGGTGCTGCCTCGGACCCATCTCCCGCG GACCTCTCACCGGTGATCGGCATCGTCGCCGTCTTCGTCACGTCCGGCGCAATCTGCCGCTACCGTATGTTTCTCGTGCTCTG CTAGCTGTTGAGAAAGCTGCCCGTTTCTTCAGTTGTCAGCTTCTTTCTCAAAATCCAGCAGCCTCCTTCAGTTCTCCCCGCGCCGTCGCGCTCGACCCCTCTGCCCCATCTACCCGAGCCGCCGCCTGCACAGACGCTCCGGCCCAGCGCCCGCAGACGAGCCTGCCGACTCGCCTCGTCCGTCCCGTCcccccgtcccccccccccccccccctccccgccg GTCCCCGCATCGGAGATTGA
- the LOC123148783 gene encoding G-type lectin S-receptor-like serine/threonine-protein kinase At2g19130 isoform X2 produces MPFLPIVFTLLFFLRAPASSAATDTIFAGQALGVNENLVSKNGRDTPIKNTTSLELTISHDGNLVILNRSTKSIIWSTQANITRNSTTAMLLSSGNFILVDSSNSSEVLWQSFDHPTNTLFPGAKLGWDKLTGLNRRLISWKNLNDPTTGVYCDGLDPSGLNQFLLTQLNFSIPYWSTGVWNGKYFASLPEMTASNPVFTATFVSNDQEKYSTVNVVDESMVTRNVIDVSGQRKAFILLEGSQDWTMIYAQPKLQCDVYAICGPFTICNDNALPHCNCMEGFTITSPKDWEQEDRTSGCLRNTPLDCISNKSTTHTTDKFYPVPCVQLPQKALKVEAVASASECGQVCLSNCSCTAYSFSDKKCSMWRNELLNIRALQCSGTTNSTGETLYLRVSANDFHRLRNNRKGIVIGVATGTGVSVLCLFALILLVMILRNKSKRSSHILDDVQGCNRITVFRYTDLQRATTKFTDKLGAGSFGSVFKGVLTDSTAVAVKRLDGAYQGEKQFRAEVSSIGAVRHINLVKLVGFCCEGSKRLLVYEHMPNRSLDVHLFRNNSTTLNWFVRYHIAVGVARGLAYLHESCRDCIIHCDIKPENILLDASFIPKVADFGMAKLLGRMFSRVLTTMRGTAGYLAPEWITGVAITPKVDVYSYGMVLLEIISGKRNSCAPCTSGGNLDVYFPLYAAHKLLEGEVGSLVDEMLHGDVNLDEAELACKVACWCIQDDEFDRPTMGEVVRILEGQIEIGMPPIPRLLQAMAGNSDIA; encoded by the exons ATGCCTTTCCTCCCCATTGTTTTCACCTTGCTCTTCTTCCTACGCGCCCCAGCAAGTTCTGCCGCGACGGACACCATCTTCGCCGGCCAAGCACTTGGTGTCAACGAGAACCTCGTCTCCAAGAATGGCAG GGACACACCAATCAAGAACACCACCTCACTGGAGCTCACAATCTCCCACGATGGGAATCTGGTCATCTTAAACCGGTCCACCAAGTCCATAATCTGGTCTACACAAGCAAACATCACAAGAAATAGCACTACTGCCATGCTGCTGAGTAGTGGAAATTTCATCCTAGTAGACTCTTCAAACTCATCAGAGGTTCTGTGGCAGAGTTTTGATCACCCCACAAATACACTTTTCCCTGGGGCGAAGCTTGGATGGGACAAGCTCACTGGCCTAAACCGTCGTCTAATTTCTTGGAAGAACTTGAACGACCCAACTACTGGTGTGTATTGTGATGGGTTAGACCCCAGTGGTCTCAATCAGTTCTTGCTTACACAATTGAACTTCTCCATACCATATTGGTCGACCGGTGTATGGAATGGCAAATACTTTGCCTCACTTCCAGAGATGACAGCCAGCAACCCAGTTTTCACTGCAACATTTGTCAGCAATGACCAAGAGAAGTATTCGACTGTTAATGTAGTCGATGAATCTATGGTTACTCGTAATGTAATTGACGTCTCAGGTCAAAGAAAAGCGTTCATTTTGTTGGAGGGCTCACAGGATTGGACAATGATCTATGCCCAACCGAAACTTCAGTGTGATGTCTATGCAATATGTGGACCTTTCACAATTTGCAATGATAATGCCCTTCCACATTGCAATTGCATGGAGGGCTTCACCATAACCTCCCCAAAGGATTGGGAGCAAGAAGATCGAACCAGTGGGTGCTTGAGAAATACTCCGTTAGACTGCATTAGCAACAAAAGCACAACTCATACCACAGATAAGTTCTACCCTGTGCCATGTGTTCAGTTGCCCCAGAAAGCCCTAAAAGTAGAAGCTGTGGCAAGTGCGAGTGAGTGCGGACAAGTTTGCCTGAGCAACTGCTCTTGCACTGCATATTCCTTCAGTGACAAAAAATGTTCTATGTGGCGTAATGAATTGCTCAACATAAGAGCACTACAATGTAGTGGCACTACCAATTCAACAGGGGAAACTCTTTACCTTCGTGTTTCAGCAAATGATTTCCACAGACTGAGAAACAACAGAAAGGGGATTGTTATTGGAGTGGCAACTGGTACAGGCGTTTCTGTTCTATGTTTATTTGCACTCATTCTCCTGGTAATGATTCTGAGAAACAAAAGTAAGAGGTCTAGTCATATACTGGATGATGTTCAAGGTTGTAACAGAATCACTGTATTTAGATACACTGATTTACAGCGTGCCACAACAAAATTCACCGATAAGTTAGGGGCAGGCAGTTTTGGTTCTGTATTCAAGGGGGTTTTAACTGACTCGACTGCCGTAGCAGTGAAAAGGCTTGATGGTGCTTATCAAGGAGAGAAGCAATTCAGAGCCGAAGTGAGCTCGATTGGAGCTGTCCGGCACATCAATTTAGTTAAGCTTGTTGGTTTCTGTTGTGAGGGTTCTAAGAGGTTGCTTGTTTACGAACACATGCCAAATCGCTCACTTGATGTGCATCTATTTAGAAACAACTCTACAACGCTGAATTGGTTTGTCAGGTATCACATAGCCGTGGGAGTTGCGAGAGGGTTAGCTTACTTGCATGAGAGCTGTCGAGACTGCATCATACACTGTGATATCAAGCCAGAAAACATACTTCTTGATGCTTCATTCATTCCAAAAGTTGCAGACTTTGGGATGGCAAAGCTCTTAGGAAGAATGTTTAGCCGAGTCTTGACTACAATGAGAGGAACTGCAGGGTACCTTGCACCTGAATGGATTACTGGAGTTGCTATTACACCAAAAGTCGATGTTTATAGCTACGGGATGGTGCTGCTGGAAATTATATCTGGAAAGAGGAACTCATGCGCACCATGTACTAGCGGTGGCAACCTTGATGTTTATTTCCCTCTGTATGCTGCACATAAGCTTCTTGAAGGAGAAGTCGGGAGTTTGGTAGATGAAATGTTACATGGTGATGTTAATCTGGACGAGGCTGAACTGGCTTGCAAGGTTGCATGTTGGTGTATCCAAGATGATGAGTTTGATCGACCAACAATGGGAGAGGTAGTTCGGATTCTCGAAGGGCAAATTGAAATCGGGATGCCCCCGATACCAAGACTGCTTCAAGCTATGGCTGGGAACTCGGATATAGCATGA
- the LOC123148783 gene encoding G-type lectin S-receptor-like serine/threonine-protein kinase At2g19130 isoform X1: MPFLPIVFTLLFFLRAPASSAATDTIFAGQALGVNENLVSKNGRYALGFFNTSSSKPSQDTTNWYLGIWFNTVPKFTSAWVANRDTPIKNTTSLELTISHDGNLVILNRSTKSIIWSTQANITRNSTTAMLLSSGNFILVDSSNSSEVLWQSFDHPTNTLFPGAKLGWDKLTGLNRRLISWKNLNDPTTGVYCDGLDPSGLNQFLLTQLNFSIPYWSTGVWNGKYFASLPEMTASNPVFTATFVSNDQEKYSTVNVVDESMVTRNVIDVSGQRKAFILLEGSQDWTMIYAQPKLQCDVYAICGPFTICNDNALPHCNCMEGFTITSPKDWEQEDRTSGCLRNTPLDCISNKSTTHTTDKFYPVPCVQLPQKALKVEAVASASECGQVCLSNCSCTAYSFSDKKCSMWRNELLNIRALQCSGTTNSTGETLYLRVSANDFHRLRNNRKGIVIGVATGTGVSVLCLFALILLVMILRNKSKRSSHILDDVQGCNRITVFRYTDLQRATTKFTDKLGAGSFGSVFKGVLTDSTAVAVKRLDGAYQGEKQFRAEVSSIGAVRHINLVKLVGFCCEGSKRLLVYEHMPNRSLDVHLFRNNSTTLNWFVRYHIAVGVARGLAYLHESCRDCIIHCDIKPENILLDASFIPKVADFGMAKLLGRMFSRVLTTMRGTAGYLAPEWITGVAITPKVDVYSYGMVLLEIISGKRNSCAPCTSGGNLDVYFPLYAAHKLLEGEVGSLVDEMLHGDVNLDEAELACKVACWCIQDDEFDRPTMGEVVRILEGQIEIGMPPIPRLLQAMAGNSDIA, from the coding sequence ATGCCTTTCCTCCCCATTGTTTTCACCTTGCTCTTCTTCCTACGCGCCCCAGCAAGTTCTGCCGCGACGGACACCATCTTCGCCGGCCAAGCACTTGGTGTCAACGAGAACCTCGTCTCCAAGAATGGCAGGTACGCGCTTGGCTTCTTCAACACAAGCAGCAGCAAACCCTCCCAAGACACCACCAACTGGTACCTTGGCATATGGTTCAATACAGTCCCCAAATTTACTTCTGCATGGGTTGCAAATAGGGACACACCAATCAAGAACACCACCTCACTGGAGCTCACAATCTCCCACGATGGGAATCTGGTCATCTTAAACCGGTCCACCAAGTCCATAATCTGGTCTACACAAGCAAACATCACAAGAAATAGCACTACTGCCATGCTGCTGAGTAGTGGAAATTTCATCCTAGTAGACTCTTCAAACTCATCAGAGGTTCTGTGGCAGAGTTTTGATCACCCCACAAATACACTTTTCCCTGGGGCGAAGCTTGGATGGGACAAGCTCACTGGCCTAAACCGTCGTCTAATTTCTTGGAAGAACTTGAACGACCCAACTACTGGTGTGTATTGTGATGGGTTAGACCCCAGTGGTCTCAATCAGTTCTTGCTTACACAATTGAACTTCTCCATACCATATTGGTCGACCGGTGTATGGAATGGCAAATACTTTGCCTCACTTCCAGAGATGACAGCCAGCAACCCAGTTTTCACTGCAACATTTGTCAGCAATGACCAAGAGAAGTATTCGACTGTTAATGTAGTCGATGAATCTATGGTTACTCGTAATGTAATTGACGTCTCAGGTCAAAGAAAAGCGTTCATTTTGTTGGAGGGCTCACAGGATTGGACAATGATCTATGCCCAACCGAAACTTCAGTGTGATGTCTATGCAATATGTGGACCTTTCACAATTTGCAATGATAATGCCCTTCCACATTGCAATTGCATGGAGGGCTTCACCATAACCTCCCCAAAGGATTGGGAGCAAGAAGATCGAACCAGTGGGTGCTTGAGAAATACTCCGTTAGACTGCATTAGCAACAAAAGCACAACTCATACCACAGATAAGTTCTACCCTGTGCCATGTGTTCAGTTGCCCCAGAAAGCCCTAAAAGTAGAAGCTGTGGCAAGTGCGAGTGAGTGCGGACAAGTTTGCCTGAGCAACTGCTCTTGCACTGCATATTCCTTCAGTGACAAAAAATGTTCTATGTGGCGTAATGAATTGCTCAACATAAGAGCACTACAATGTAGTGGCACTACCAATTCAACAGGGGAAACTCTTTACCTTCGTGTTTCAGCAAATGATTTCCACAGACTGAGAAACAACAGAAAGGGGATTGTTATTGGAGTGGCAACTGGTACAGGCGTTTCTGTTCTATGTTTATTTGCACTCATTCTCCTGGTAATGATTCTGAGAAACAAAAGTAAGAGGTCTAGTCATATACTGGATGATGTTCAAGGTTGTAACAGAATCACTGTATTTAGATACACTGATTTACAGCGTGCCACAACAAAATTCACCGATAAGTTAGGGGCAGGCAGTTTTGGTTCTGTATTCAAGGGGGTTTTAACTGACTCGACTGCCGTAGCAGTGAAAAGGCTTGATGGTGCTTATCAAGGAGAGAAGCAATTCAGAGCCGAAGTGAGCTCGATTGGAGCTGTCCGGCACATCAATTTAGTTAAGCTTGTTGGTTTCTGTTGTGAGGGTTCTAAGAGGTTGCTTGTTTACGAACACATGCCAAATCGCTCACTTGATGTGCATCTATTTAGAAACAACTCTACAACGCTGAATTGGTTTGTCAGGTATCACATAGCCGTGGGAGTTGCGAGAGGGTTAGCTTACTTGCATGAGAGCTGTCGAGACTGCATCATACACTGTGATATCAAGCCAGAAAACATACTTCTTGATGCTTCATTCATTCCAAAAGTTGCAGACTTTGGGATGGCAAAGCTCTTAGGAAGAATGTTTAGCCGAGTCTTGACTACAATGAGAGGAACTGCAGGGTACCTTGCACCTGAATGGATTACTGGAGTTGCTATTACACCAAAAGTCGATGTTTATAGCTACGGGATGGTGCTGCTGGAAATTATATCTGGAAAGAGGAACTCATGCGCACCATGTACTAGCGGTGGCAACCTTGATGTTTATTTCCCTCTGTATGCTGCACATAAGCTTCTTGAAGGAGAAGTCGGGAGTTTGGTAGATGAAATGTTACATGGTGATGTTAATCTGGACGAGGCTGAACTGGCTTGCAAGGTTGCATGTTGGTGTATCCAAGATGATGAGTTTGATCGACCAACAATGGGAGAGGTAGTTCGGATTCTCGAAGGGCAAATTGAAATCGGGATGCCCCCGATACCAAGACTGCTTCAAGCTATGGCTGGGAACTCGGATATAGCATGA